In the genome of Nycticebus coucang isolate mNycCou1 chromosome 12, mNycCou1.pri, whole genome shotgun sequence, the window tttcatagtgatctATGTAGTAGCCATGAACTTTGCTGAGTCTTTCCCCATGCCAGGAAAGAGGCCTGGGTTGcacccctcctctgctcccccaGGGAGCAGCTCCCTCAGGTGTCCTTGGGCCCTACCCTCTCCAGCTATTCTGCAGGGTGGCTAAAGAGTCTGCAGGGGGTACCCGCTGCCCCATCCTCCAGAGCTCCTTGCGGGGAACACTGTGCCTAAGAGATGTGGAGCCCTGGATGCCTGAGGTGAGGAGGTGGTGTGGGTTCCAATCATGGGGCCACAGTTTTGAGCGGGACAGAGACTCAGAGAGACCCAGGCAGGGGAGGTGAGGGTCCAAGAGTCCCCTCAGACCAGTTTGAATAAGCCTTAACCTCTCTATAGCCAGCCGCTGGCTTCACCACTCAGTACGACCTGTCCAGGGCCAAGGTCGCCCTCCTCCTGGCTGTGATCCAAGGCCGACCTGGGGCCCAGCATGATGTGGAGGCACTGGGGGGGCTGTGCCAGACTCTAGgcttcgagaccaccctgaggaTGGACCCTACAGTTCAGGTGAAGGGAAGCCTAGAACTTCCACTGGTGATCTGAAGAAAGGACCCAGGGGACTCTCCCAGGTCTCTCACCAATCACAGGCAGGAAGTACACCTGCAGGTCTAGCCCCATCTCCCCGGATGCATGCATTAGGCAGTCATTTCCCTGCCTTTGGAATCCTGGTGTGCAGGGTTCCTGCAGCCTCCCATACTGTCTGGTTCTCTGCTCCTCAGCTCAAAGCTTTACCTCCAAGGGTCTTGGTTCCCTTCTGGATACCCACCAGCCCACTCTTGTCTCTTAGCTTGTGACTTAGCTTCTCCACCAGGAAGGTGGTTGGAGGTCggtgggcagaggctggggaAACTTCTTGGCCCTACTGGGGAGGCGACAGCCTTGGCCCAGGCCTCAACCTCATCCTCACCCCAGGCTTTCCAGAAGGAACTGGCCCAGTTCCGGGAACAGCTGGACACCCGCAATAGCCCTGTGAGCTGTGCCCTTGTGGCCCTCATGGCCCATGGGGGGCCACAGGGACAGTTGGTGGGGGCTGATGGGCAAGAGGTACAGCTGGAGGTGCTAAAACAAGAGCTGAGCCACTGCCGGGCACTACAGGACCGCCCCAAGATCTTCCTGCTGCAGGCCTGCCGTGGGGGTGAGTGGCACCTCAGCCCACTTCTTGTGCCCAAGCTTTCCTCTGTCAGCCCTTACCCTCCTAGGATTTGCTGTCTACCTCCTGCATGAAGCCTGGGTGCCCTCCCTTCCCTACCCCCCCTCTCCCGTCCTCTCTTAGAAGTCAAGTCCATGAACTTGAGCCCTTAACCCTCAGCACTTGTTCAGTTCTCTGAATTTTCAGCCCGGCAGGCCTGCTCCAGAGGTCTAGGGGCTGGGCTCTTGCTTGACCCTACTGTTCACACATGGTCTAGACACCTGGAAGCAACCCCCAATATCCACCAAGTGCAACTATCtacctttccccttcttccccaggGAACAGGGATGCTGGTGTGGGGCCCACAGCTCTCCCCTGGTACTGGCGCTGGCTGCAGGCCCCTCCAGCCATCCCTTCCCATGCAGATGTCCTCCAGATCTATGCTGATGCCAAAGGTgggttcttccttccttccagagcCTGGGCATGGGCAGGGCTGGTGATGAGAACTGTCCTAAAAGCATTTCCAGAACTCTTAGCTAGGGTCCTGCTGCCACCTACATCTTCTCTTTGTCAAGACAATGGGAAATAAAATCTTCCTACCCTGTAAGGGCCTTTGAGAAGTGGGAGGTCTTCTCCTGTTTGAGCCTTGCTACAACTCTGGAATCAGCAAGGTGCAATAGCTTTTCTGAGGTCATATGGATGGTGAGTGACAGAGCTGAGCCTTGAACTTCCATCTATCTTTTGTGCCCTGTACTCTTTTCACTACCCTGTGCTTTAGCTAGAGCTGGGGGGACTTCCCACCCTAGTGGAATGGGGGAATCCCAGGATGCTGGTGACTAGACATGATTCCTTCTCTCACAGACAGCTCCTCCAGGTACTGCCTCCTAGGCAGTTCTGAACAAGCTGACATCCTGACAGTCTACTCTGCTGCTGAGGGTAAGAAGACAGGTCATCAGGAAGCCCATGGGTACACAGAGCCCAGCTTCCTGGCTAACATCTGGAATGGCCTGAGGAGCAGCTAGGGCTTAGAGGCACCAGCCTAGTTACAGTTAAGCCACCTTCCTTCCacagtttattatttattataatagtaataatgttCTATTAAGTGCTGACTGCCAAGCACTCCATGTACATGGCTTCCTCCAGgctaaaagtttctttctttcttttttttttttttagagacagagtctcactgtaccgcccttggtagagtgccatggcattacatggctcacagcaacctctaactcttgggcttacgcgattctcttgcctcagcctcccgagtagctgggactacaggcgcccgccacaacgcccggctatttttttgttgcaatttggccggggctgggtttgaacccgccaccttcggcatatggggccggcgccctactcactgagccacaggcgccgcccaggctatAAGTTTCATAGGGCAGGGAGGATCTATTTGCCCTATTGCCCTGCTCAGggccaggcacatagtaggttcACATGTTGTTCAATAGTGCATCTAGCATTATATTCACTCTGCACATATCTACAACGGTGTGTTCCAGATGCAAGAAGTCACTATTCCCTGCCCTGTTCTTTTGCCTGCTCCCCAGGGTCCTACCTGCTTGCTGCCCCCCATGTACAGCACAATAGGTCCCTGGGGATTGGAAGGCAGAGGGTCAGGACCTGAGCCTAATGCTCTGACCCTGGTCCCTTGTCCTAGGCTATGTGGCCTATCGAGATGAGAAGGGCTCAGACTTTATCCAGACACTGGTGGAGGTCCTCCAAGCCAACCCAGGGAGAGACCTTGTGGAGCTGCTGACTGAGGTATGTTGGGGGATGGGGGCAacaaaggcagagggagaggatttGTCCTTTACCCCAGCCCCAGTGTTCTGATCTCTTCTCATTAGCTCTGCTCGTGAAGGAGGTATGCCTGCCCTCAGCGGTACAGGATGACCAA includes:
- the LOC128560792 gene encoding caspase-14-like isoform X2, whose product is MAFLVAGTLRLAAQMADTRDSLRRKGKYSLQGPRVALILSSPGVSAAIVAAVECVFQALGFESCEKRQASVQGFLEELVWFREWLDAHGGPMGCAIVALVAPNGQLRQPRQLVWELSRCEALRGCPKVFLLLSSGPRAAPEPGAFLAGLRELCGCFPHWSLVQLLTELFCRVAKESAGGTRCPILQSSLRGTLCLRDVEPWMPEPAAGFTTQYDLSRAKVALLLAVIQGRPGAQHDVEALGGLCQTLGFETTLRMDPTVQAFQKELAQFREQLDTRNSPVSCALVALMAHGGPQGQLVGADGQEVQLEVLKQELSHCRALQDRPKIFLLQACRGGNRDAGVGPTALPWYWRWLQAPPAIPSHADVLQIYADAKDSSSRYCLLGSSEQADILTVYSAAEGYVAYRDEKGSDFIQTLVEVLQANPGRDLVELLTEVNRRICEQDVLGPDCDELRKACLEIRSSLRHRLCLQA
- the LOC128560792 gene encoding uncharacterized protein LOC128560792 isoform X1 produces the protein MAFLVAGTLRLAAQMADTRDSLRRKGKYSLQGPRVALILSSPGVSAAIVAAVECVFQALGFESCEKRQASVQGFLEELVWFREWLDAHGGPMGCAIVALVAPNGQLRQPRQLVWELSRCEALRGCPKVFLLLSSGPRAAPEPGAFLAGLRELCGCFPHWSLVQLLTELFCRVAKESAGGTRCPILQSSLRGTLCLRDVEPWMPEPAAGFTTQYDLSRAKVALLLAVIQGRPGAQHDVEALGGLCQTLGFETTLRMDPTVQAFQKELAQFREQLDTRNSPVSCALVALMAHGGPQGQLVGADGQEVQLEVLKQELSHCRALQDRPKIFLLQACRGGNRDAGVGPTALPWYWRWLQAPPAIPSHADVLQIYADAKDSSSRYCLLGSSEQADILTVYSAAEGYVAYRDEKGSDFIQTLVEVLQANPGRDLVELLTEHCCPISASPWGPSDASPPLQSGIGTRRPGLQLWRPRGHCRVLC
- the LOC128560792 gene encoding caspase-14-like isoform X4, which codes for MAFLVAGTLRLAAQMADTRDSLRRKGKYSLQGPRVALILSSPGVSAAIVAAVECVFQALGFESCEKRQASVQLFCRVAKESAGGTRCPILQSSLRGTLCLRDVEPWMPEPAAGFTTQYDLSRAKVALLLAVIQGRPGAQHDVEALGGLCQTLGFETTLRMDPTVQAFQKELAQFREQLDTRNSPVSCALVALMAHGGPQGQLVGADGQEVQLEVLKQELSHCRALQDRPKIFLLQACRGGNRDAGVGPTALPWYWRWLQAPPAIPSHADVLQIYADAKDSSSRYCLLGSSEQADILTVYSAAEGYVAYRDEKGSDFIQTLVEVLQANPGRDLVELLTEHCCPISASPWGPSDASPPLQSGIGTRRPGLQLWRPRGHCRVLC
- the LOC128560792 gene encoding caspase-14-like isoform X3, producing MAFLVAGTLRLAAQMADTRDSLRRKGKYSLQGPRVALILSSPGVSAAIVAAVECVFQALGFESCEKRQASVQGFLEELVWFREWLDAHGGPMGCAIVALVAPNGQLRQPRQLVWELSRCEALRGCPKVFLLLSSGPRAAPEPGAFLAGLRELCGCFPHWSLVQLLTELFCRVAKESAGGTRCPILQSSLRGTLCLRDVEPWMPEAFQKELAQFREQLDTRNSPVSCALVALMAHGGPQGQLVGADGQEVQLEVLKQELSHCRALQDRPKIFLLQACRGGNRDAGVGPTALPWYWRWLQAPPAIPSHADVLQIYADAKDSSSRYCLLGSSEQADILTVYSAAEGYVAYRDEKGSDFIQTLVEVLQANPGRDLVELLTEHCCPISASPWGPSDASPPLQSGIGTRRPGLQLWRPRGHCRVLC